In Oxyura jamaicensis isolate SHBP4307 breed ruddy duck chromosome 2 unlocalized genomic scaffold, BPBGC_Ojam_1.0 oxy2_random_OJ72561, whole genome shotgun sequence, the following are encoded in one genomic region:
- the LOC118157024 gene encoding SCO-spondin-like translates to MGTGILASLLLWAAAEAAKGRWCEQTVQVTEEEVVSPRREDVVPCPSMYQYSLAGWRIDRDRMRQAYGGDRGVPPATAQPDSGTPMCYVYKPPETRPAVRNRTVLACCAGWSGPRCTEGEGSLGHCYSGWQCQDAP, encoded by the exons ATGGGCACGGGCATCCTGGCCTCGCTGCTGCTCTGGGCGGCAGCTGAGGCTGCCAAGGG GCGGTGGTGCGAGCAGACGGTGCAGGTGacggaggaggaggtggtgtcCCCCCGGCGCGAGGACGTGGTGCCCTGCCCCAGCATGTACCAGTACAGCCTGGCGGGCTGGCGGATCGACCGGGACCGCATGCGCCAGGCTTACGGAGGAGACCGCGGCGTTCCCCCCGCCACTGCCCAGCCCGACTCCGGCACCCCCATGTGCTACGTCTACAA GCCCCCGGAGACGCGGCCGGCGGTGAGGAACCGCACGGTGCTCGCCTGCTGCGCCGGCTGGAGCGGCCCCCGCTGCACCGAGG GGGAAGGCTCGCTGGGACACTGCTACTCCGGGTGGCAGTGCCAGGACGCCCCGG